In a single window of the Acetivibrio clariflavus DSM 19732 genome:
- the murJ gene encoding murein biosynthesis integral membrane protein MurJ: MKSEAKTQSTAKTVGTVMIIMVLSRLLSLFSVIAYTSFFGTESIEINIYSYATQFPNIVFTVFGTALTTVVIPIFASNLESGNKKRAYKFADNVISLATAFTLGLSLVGILLAPLFPLMTKYRTNGYNFAVTALRIMFPIMIFYALNYIFQGILQSLGKFNMPAFVSIPSSLIQIGYVFLLGDRYGVKGLLIATFIALSTQALILIPPILKTDYRYRPSFNYRDEDIQKAIKLMIPIIIGTAAYPLNLFFNVTIAANLGEGNMVTMLTLVQNLVSYAVLAFIYSVTAVAFPKFSALAARSDISEFKESVVKVLTSMFYFLMPATAGFILVRKELLNLIVGWKKFTPEDVKLASVLMSLYALGVVGMGVKEVVDRAFYSLKDTKNPAIIGVIVMGVNISVSLFLMNIIGVYGIPVAYSVSILTGAAVLLVLLRKKIGAFGGRKLAGVIVKIAISCIVMSAVVLTITWLLNRYTFKAGLVVGIVQKVVPNVSPGIISLLQQVTDRAIKLFVPAVLGAIVYFVSTYVLRVEEAVDVTKKLKVKLLKQN; this comes from the coding sequence ATGAAAAGTGAAGCAAAAACGCAAAGTACAGCAAAAACAGTTGGAACTGTAATGATTATCATGGTGCTTTCAAGGCTTTTGTCCTTGTTCAGCGTAATAGCATATACATCATTTTTTGGAACCGAGAGCATCGAAATAAACATATATTCCTATGCTACACAGTTTCCCAATATAGTTTTTACTGTGTTCGGAACGGCGCTTACCACTGTGGTTATACCTATATTTGCCAGCAACCTTGAGTCAGGAAACAAGAAGAGGGCTTATAAATTTGCAGACAATGTTATCAGTTTAGCCACTGCATTTACTTTGGGGCTTTCATTGGTTGGAATACTTTTGGCACCGCTTTTTCCATTGATGACAAAGTACAGGACAAATGGCTATAATTTTGCGGTGACAGCACTTAGAATAATGTTTCCCATTATGATATTTTATGCTTTGAACTATATATTTCAAGGTATTTTACAATCATTGGGCAAGTTTAACATGCCTGCCTTTGTATCTATACCCAGCAGCCTTATTCAAATAGGATATGTTTTTTTGCTTGGTGACAGATATGGGGTTAAAGGTTTGCTCATTGCCACTTTTATTGCCCTTTCAACACAAGCTTTGATACTGATACCTCCAATATTAAAAACCGACTACAGGTACAGACCGTCTTTCAATTACAGAGACGAGGATATACAAAAGGCCATAAAACTTATGATTCCAATTATTATAGGTACTGCAGCCTATCCTCTTAACCTCTTCTTTAATGTTACCATAGCAGCAAATCTTGGTGAGGGAAATATGGTTACAATGCTTACCCTCGTGCAAAATTTGGTTTCTTATGCCGTACTGGCTTTTATCTATTCGGTGACAGCGGTAGCTTTTCCGAAGTTTTCAGCCTTGGCAGCAAGGAGCGATATCAGTGAATTCAAGGAAAGTGTTGTAAAAGTGCTTACATCAATGTTCTACTTTTTAATGCCTGCAACGGCAGGATTTATACTAGTACGTAAAGAACTGTTAAACCTTATTGTGGGCTGGAAAAAGTTTACCCCTGAAGATGTAAAACTTGCCAGTGTGTTGATGTCGCTTTATGCTTTAGGCGTAGTGGGCATGGGGGTAAAAGAAGTTGTGGACAGAGCTTTTTATTCTCTGAAAGATACAAAAAATCCTGCCATTATAGGAGTAATTGTAATGGGTGTCAATATTTCTGTGAGCCTATTTCTGATGAATATAATAGGAGTCTACGGTATACCTGTTGCCTACTCTGTTTCCATACTGACAGGAGCTGCGGTATTGCTGGTACTGCTCAGAAAAAAGATAGGCGCCTTTGGCGGTAGAAAACTGGCTGGAGTAATTGTTAAAATAGCTATATCCTGTATTGTTATGTCAGCAGTGGTTTTAACTATAACCTGGCTGCTAAACAGGTATACTTTTAAAGCCGGACTTGTTGTTGGAATAGTCCAAAAAGTCGTACCTAATGTAAGCCCTGGTATTATTTCTTTGCTGCAGCAGGTGACCGACAGAGCAATTAAACTCTTTGTTCCGGCTGTTTTAGGTGCTATAGTTTATTTTGTCTCTACTTATGTGCTAAGAGTAGAAGAAGCTGTGGATGTGACTAAAAAGCTTAAGGTTAAATTGTTAAAACAAAACTGA
- a CDS encoding acyltransferase, producing the protein MKKLRTYICLMLYYAIARHLPGSDMIYSFGSKQIRRFLCKRIFKKAGKNINIEHGVFFGSGADIEIGDNSGLGLNCRVSGPLKIGNDVMIGPDVMIFTQNHRNDRLDIPMRLQTDPKRPVVIEDDVWIAARVIILPGVTIHRGAIVGAGAVVTKDVPEYAVVGGNPAKVIRYRNVKKV; encoded by the coding sequence ATGAAAAAACTGAGAACCTATATTTGTTTAATGCTATATTACGCTATAGCTCGCCATCTTCCCGGTTCGGACATGATTTACAGCTTTGGTTCGAAGCAGATACGCCGGTTTTTGTGCAAAAGAATTTTTAAAAAAGCAGGCAAAAATATAAACATTGAGCATGGTGTATTTTTTGGGTCCGGTGCCGATATTGAAATTGGGGACAATTCCGGGCTAGGCTTAAACTGTAGGGTTTCAGGACCGCTAAAAATTGGGAACGATGTAATGATAGGTCCCGATGTAATGATATTTACTCAAAACCATAGAAATGACAGGCTGGATATTCCGATGAGACTTCAAACGGATCCTAAAAGACCGGTGGTAATTGAGGATGATGTGTGGATTGCGGCAAGAGTGATAATATTGCCTGGAGTTACCATTCACAGGGGTGCGATTGTGGGAGCTGGAGCTGTTGTGACAAAAGACGTTCCTGAATATGCCGTTGTGGGCGGAAATCCTGCAAAAGTAATTAGGTACAGGAATGTAAAGAAAGTTTAG
- a CDS encoding glycosyltransferase: MLKVLYLLNHAGKAGTERYVQTLVEKLNNDKIKAYFAYNESGLLVDRMKELGVDTYRIVMRNPFDLKAVFELTKLCKKLDIDLIHTQFLRENYIALLSRILNPKVKVVYTNHFIMPNNAILRMTNRMLNPLRSWVIAVCNKGKDMMISNGIDGNKIKVIFNGVDINYWSEKVKSTLREEFNIGEDEFVLLCASRFAHDKGHKFLIDSIAQLKKLTDRKFKCVLANDGPLLEDCKKQVKELGLEKDVIFTGFRKDIKNLIYGCDLYINSSEHEALSFAIIEVLACGIPVIATDMAGNGDIINDETKCGILVEYNSPMGLAQAINRIMADRELQEELGKNALKAVKEKFNLDKVAAETYNLYMESCSKVIQKNRYRSV; the protein is encoded by the coding sequence ATGCTAAAGGTTTTATATTTGCTCAATCATGCGGGTAAGGCTGGGACTGAAAGATATGTTCAGACGCTGGTTGAGAAACTTAATAACGATAAAATCAAAGCTTATTTTGCATATAATGAAAGCGGCCTTTTAGTGGACAGAATGAAGGAACTTGGGGTGGATACCTATAGAATTGTAATGAGAAATCCCTTTGACTTAAAAGCCGTTTTTGAGCTCACCAAGTTGTGCAAAAAATTGGATATTGATCTCATTCATACCCAGTTTCTGAGAGAAAACTATATAGCTCTGTTATCAAGGATTTTGAATCCCAAAGTTAAGGTGGTTTACACCAATCACTTTATAATGCCCAATAACGCTATTTTAAGAATGACCAACCGAATGCTCAATCCTTTGAGATCGTGGGTTATTGCCGTTTGCAACAAGGGAAAGGATATGATGATTTCAAACGGTATTGACGGAAATAAGATAAAAGTTATTTTTAACGGTGTGGATATAAATTACTGGAGTGAAAAAGTAAAGTCTACTTTGAGAGAGGAATTCAATATAGGAGAAGATGAATTTGTACTGTTATGTGCATCGAGATTTGCCCATGACAAAGGGCATAAATTTCTCATTGACTCTATTGCCCAATTGAAGAAATTGACCGACAGAAAGTTTAAATGCGTACTGGCAAATGATGGACCTTTGCTTGAGGATTGCAAAAAACAGGTTAAGGAATTGGGTCTGGAGAAGGATGTTATTTTTACAGGATTCAGAAAGGATATTAAAAATTTGATTTACGGCTGTGACCTGTATATAAATTCATCGGAGCATGAGGCATTAAGTTTTGCCATTATTGAGGTTTTGGCTTGTGGAATCCCTGTTATTGCCACCGATATGGCCGGAAATGGAGATATAATTAATGATGAGACTAAATGCGGAATTTTGGTGGAATATAACAGTCCTATGGGATTGGCACAGGCTATTAATCGCATTATGGCGGATAGAGAATTGCAGGAAGAATTGGGTAAAAATGCATTAAAAGCTGTAAAAGAGAAATTTAATCTTGATAAGGTGGCTGCAGAAACATATAATTTATACATGGAAAGCTGCAGCAAAGTTATACAAAAAAATAGATATAGGAGTGTATGA
- a CDS encoding DUF4330 domain-containing protein: MIIDSKGKLFGKVSIIDIIVVLVVIAAVAGIGYKMTRSNTLPLTVKTDKIRLTFYGEEAPEYAVKASKVGDIVKDFDQGATFGRLAEEIKTGDALSFTDFTEYVDGQWIVGSKPGYCSYKMVVDGEAVINPDGGINIGGVNYYVGRSATIRVGNNVFTGRIYSIEKKE, encoded by the coding sequence ATGATTATTGACAGTAAAGGGAAACTTTTTGGAAAGGTAAGTATTATCGATATTATAGTAGTTTTGGTTGTAATAGCGGCAGTTGCAGGTATCGGTTATAAAATGACCCGTTCAAATACTCTTCCCCTGACAGTAAAAACCGATAAGATAAGGTTGACTTTCTATGGCGAAGAAGCGCCGGAGTATGCAGTTAAGGCGTCAAAAGTAGGGGATATAGTAAAAGATTTCGATCAAGGGGCAACATTTGGGAGATTGGCAGAAGAGATAAAAACTGGAGATGCTTTGTCTTTTACCGATTTCACTGAATATGTGGACGGCCAGTGGATAGTTGGCAGCAAGCCCGGGTATTGTTCTTATAAAATGGTCGTTGACGGAGAAGCGGTAATTAATCCGGACGGTGGAATTAATATTGGCGGTGTGAACTATTATGTGGGAAGAAGTGCTACAATAAGAGTAGGTAATAATGTATTTACAGGACGAATTTATAGTATTGAAAAAAAGGAGTAA
- a CDS encoding O-antigen ligase family protein, whose protein sequence is MLYNSLFFKPILYMIRVIEASYDGSLTQKFFNWIIRVAKKINDAYENSWTHKIIDKIVKTLILLLTNSVIFGFFLRIGNLNKWWENSLLFGIVNGILTVPSNFLKNLYRKYETVFEESLFFRLLSLLLERFEIIVAIVLAITLLVPHESWTNIYSTIFAAILLVLLFISTIIKKNSYFNLKALDFSLIIFMLVVALSWFTSINRGESLRFLIINFTCFMFVLIIVSSIRNEKSLGDFIEILLVGVTAIALYGLWQFVTDSVPFDPSLTNVTQNEGMPGRVYSTLYNPNNFAEILVMMLPFYGAVIFNAKTFVKKATFTVLALPVLVVLFCTGSRSGWIAFAVFVLVYTFLKNKRLLPFMLAAGIMAIPFLPQHVYRRILTLFRLSADTSAQYRIKIIKTSWPMLKDFCLTGVGLGSDVFMDVVANYKQYTTKIPVHTHVLYMQIWVEMGIMGILSFVWFLFRTVKGAVTNILEKSNIYFDNVLIAGTASLLGILSMAAVEYIWYYPRVMLFFWVDVAIVLSVLSIIRVRRNKLSED, encoded by the coding sequence TTGCTATATAATAGTTTGTTTTTTAAGCCGATATTATATATGATAAGAGTTATTGAAGCATCCTATGATGGGAGCTTGACTCAAAAATTTTTTAACTGGATTATACGTGTGGCAAAGAAAATTAATGATGCTTATGAGAACAGCTGGACTCATAAGATTATTGATAAAATAGTTAAGACACTTATATTGTTGTTAACCAACAGTGTCATATTTGGCTTTTTTTTAAGAATCGGGAATTTAAACAAGTGGTGGGAGAACAGCCTTTTATTTGGAATTGTTAATGGCATATTGACTGTACCGTCAAACTTTTTAAAGAATCTGTACAGAAAATATGAGACAGTGTTTGAAGAAAGCCTGTTTTTCCGACTATTGTCACTGCTCCTTGAAAGATTTGAAATAATTGTGGCAATTGTGCTGGCAATAACACTGCTTGTACCTCATGAAAGTTGGACAAATATTTACAGTACCATATTTGCAGCAATATTGTTAGTGTTACTGTTTATATCTACAATTATCAAAAAAAATTCATATTTTAATTTAAAAGCTCTGGATTTCTCTTTGATTATTTTTATGCTTGTAGTAGCACTGTCATGGTTTACTTCAATTAACCGGGGAGAAAGTCTGAGATTTCTCATTATTAACTTCACCTGCTTTATGTTTGTATTGATAATTGTAAGTTCCATTAGAAATGAAAAGTCTTTAGGCGATTTTATTGAGATACTTCTTGTAGGAGTAACTGCTATTGCATTATATGGATTGTGGCAGTTTGTGACCGATTCGGTGCCCTTTGATCCTTCACTTACAAATGTGACCCAGAATGAAGGTATGCCGGGGAGAGTATATTCAACTTTGTATAATCCCAATAATTTTGCCGAAATTTTAGTAATGATGCTACCGTTTTATGGAGCAGTGATATTTAATGCCAAAACTTTTGTAAAAAAGGCTACATTTACTGTGTTGGCTCTTCCGGTATTGGTTGTCCTGTTTTGTACAGGTTCAAGGAGCGGATGGATAGCTTTTGCTGTGTTTGTATTGGTGTATACCTTCCTTAAAAATAAGCGGCTTTTACCCTTTATGCTGGCTGCAGGGATAATGGCAATACCGTTCCTTCCACAGCATGTTTACAGAAGAATATTGACTTTATTCAGACTATCAGCGGATACTTCAGCACAGTACAGAATAAAGATTATTAAGACGTCATGGCCAATGCTTAAAGATTTCTGTTTGACAGGGGTAGGCTTAGGCTCCGATGTCTTTATGGATGTTGTGGCTAATTATAAGCAATATACAACAAAAATACCGGTCCATACCCATGTGTTGTATATGCAGATATGGGTTGAAATGGGCATTATGGGTATTTTATCTTTCGTATGGTTTTTGTTTAGAACAGTTAAGGGTGCTGTGACAAATATTCTGGAAAAATCAAATATATATTTTGACAATGTGCTGATAGCAGGAACCGCATCTTTGCTGGGGATACTATCAATGGCAGCAGTGGAATATATATGGTACTATCCGCGTGTAATGTTGTTCTTCTGGGTCGACGTAGCAATTGTTTTATCAGTTTTAAGCATTATAAGAGTAAGGAGAAACAAACTTTCGGAAGATTAA
- a CDS encoding bifunctional ADP-dependent NAD(P)H-hydrate dehydratase/NAD(P)H-hydrate epimerase, translating into MLAVTPDEMKMIDKTAINQFGIPGIVLMENAALGVVREVAGILGEIPGKKAIVLAGKGNNGGDAFAVARHLFNMGAHVDVYAPAKLDDIKGDAKINLDILLKMGIEVNEVLESQHIDGIEERLKFSDIVVDGLLGTGLKGEVTGVMAGVIDAVNRSCVPVVAVDIPSGVDGETGKVSTACIKARTTVTFAFPKIGQLVHPGCEYVGKLEIVDIGIPKAAVRENEIKKYLIDSGLVSKLIPKREPNSNKGTYGKVLVVAGSRGMTGAACLTGSAALRAGAGLVYMAAPLSLLPIYACSLVEALTIPLEDGNKGYITGESIHKILMQLEKVDVAAVGPGLSTEDDIKEVVHSIVKNSKVPIVLDADGINVLAEDLSVLKELKTQMVITPHPGEMARLLGATVKEVQEDRINIARSFSKEYGVITVLKGSRTIIASPEGEIYINTTGNAGMATGGSGDVLTGIIASFIGQGLKPLDAAVVGVYLHGTCGDNVARRKGEHGLIAGDLVREIPKVIFETDGSRG; encoded by the coding sequence ATGCTTGCAGTAACACCTGATGAAATGAAGATGATTGACAAAACTGCAATAAACCAATTTGGCATACCGGGTATAGTGCTGATGGAAAATGCAGCATTAGGTGTTGTACGAGAAGTTGCCGGGATTTTGGGAGAAATACCGGGGAAAAAGGCTATTGTACTTGCAGGCAAAGGAAATAACGGCGGAGATGCCTTTGCTGTTGCAAGGCATTTGTTTAATATGGGCGCACATGTTGATGTATACGCGCCGGCAAAGCTTGATGATATAAAGGGAGATGCCAAAATCAACCTTGATATTCTGCTCAAAATGGGAATAGAAGTAAATGAAGTTTTAGAAAGCCAACATATCGATGGAATTGAAGAAAGATTGAAATTTAGCGATATTGTGGTGGACGGGTTGCTGGGAACCGGGTTAAAAGGAGAAGTGACCGGAGTAATGGCAGGAGTTATTGATGCTGTGAATAGATCCTGTGTTCCGGTGGTGGCAGTAGATATTCCTTCCGGTGTAGATGGCGAAACGGGTAAGGTATCAACAGCATGTATAAAGGCAAGGACTACAGTGACTTTTGCCTTTCCCAAGATTGGACAGCTTGTACATCCGGGATGTGAATATGTTGGGAAACTGGAAATAGTAGATATTGGCATTCCAAAGGCAGCTGTAAGAGAAAATGAAATAAAGAAATATTTGATAGATTCAGGATTAGTATCGAAATTAATACCGAAAAGAGAGCCAAACAGCAACAAAGGGACCTATGGGAAGGTGCTTGTTGTAGCAGGCTCCAGAGGAATGACAGGAGCAGCATGCCTAACCGGCAGTGCAGCTTTGCGAGCCGGAGCAGGTCTTGTCTATATGGCAGCACCATTATCGCTTCTTCCAATATATGCATGCTCACTGGTTGAGGCTCTGACAATTCCGCTGGAAGATGGCAATAAAGGTTATATTACAGGCGAATCGATTCATAAAATATTAATGCAGCTTGAAAAAGTTGATGTTGCAGCGGTTGGTCCCGGTCTTTCGACTGAGGATGATATTAAGGAAGTGGTGCACAGTATTGTAAAAAATTCAAAAGTGCCTATAGTATTGGATGCCGATGGTATAAATGTGCTGGCAGAAGATTTATCTGTTTTAAAGGAGCTCAAAACCCAGATGGTCATAACTCCGCATCCGGGAGAAATGGCCAGACTTTTGGGGGCTACTGTAAAGGAAGTTCAAGAAGACAGAATAAACATTGCCCGCTCTTTTTCAAAAGAGTACGGGGTAATTACTGTACTTAAGGGCTCGAGGACGATTATTGCTTCACCGGAGGGTGAAATATATATAAATACAACAGGTAATGCAGGAATGGCTACCGGGGGAAGCGGAGATGTTTTGACAGGAATTATAGCAAGTTTTATAGGACAAGGACTAAAACCTTTGGATGCTGCAGTTGTAGGTGTTTATTTGCATGGAACCTGCGGGGATAATGTTGCACGGAGAAAGGGTGAACACGGACTTATTGCCGGAGATTTGGTTCGGGAAATTCCAAAGGTTATATTTGAGACAGACGGATCGAGGGGTTAA
- the alr gene encoding alanine racemase codes for MDYKFNRAWAEVNLDNIAHNVREIRRVTDKKAEIMGVVKADAYGHGVMEVAKTLIENGVTRLAVSMLDEAIQLRQNGIDVPILILSYTDPIRAEEIILNDVTQTVFSHDLAEALSEAAVRLNKNVKIHIKIDTGMTRVGFMPGYSAVKNVVQISKLPKIIVEGLFTHFASADESDRSYTYMQFERFMSIVSELNRIGVYIPVKHVCNSAGIIEYPEMHLNMVRPGIALYGMYPSDEVHKDKIDLKPAMTLKANIILVKEVEAGTCISYGRIFKTQRNSKIATLPIGYADGYTRLLSGKGKVLVNGQLVPIVGRICMDQCMIDVTDVEGEVNVGDEAVLFGIQNGSEIKIEDIAKEIGTINYEIACIIGKRIPRVYWKNGKIHNVLNYLI; via the coding sequence ATGGACTATAAATTTAATAGGGCTTGGGCTGAGGTTAATCTCGACAACATAGCTCATAATGTGAGAGAGATAAGAAGAGTTACAGATAAAAAAGCTGAAATAATGGGAGTTGTAAAAGCCGATGCTTATGGACATGGAGTAATGGAAGTTGCCAAGACCCTGATAGAAAACGGAGTTACACGTTTGGCGGTATCAATGTTAGATGAGGCAATTCAGTTAAGGCAAAATGGTATCGATGTACCCATTTTGATACTCAGTTATACAGACCCCATAAGGGCAGAAGAGATAATTTTGAATGATGTTACCCAGACGGTTTTCAGCCACGACTTGGCAGAGGCATTGTCAGAGGCAGCTGTGAGACTTAATAAAAATGTCAAGATTCACATAAAAATAGATACAGGAATGACGAGAGTTGGCTTTATGCCTGGCTATAGTGCTGTAAAAAACGTTGTACAAATAAGCAAGCTGCCCAAAATTATTGTTGAAGGATTGTTTACTCATTTTGCATCGGCAGACGAAAGTGACAGAAGCTATACTTACATGCAGTTTGAAAGATTTATGAGCATAGTAAGCGAATTGAATAGAATTGGAGTATACATACCCGTAAAACATGTGTGCAACAGTGCCGGAATTATTGAATATCCTGAAATGCATCTTAACATGGTAAGACCGGGAATAGCATTATACGGTATGTATCCTTCGGACGAGGTTCATAAAGACAAGATAGACTTAAAACCGGCTATGACTTTGAAGGCAAATATAATTTTGGTAAAGGAAGTGGAGGCCGGGACTTGTATAAGTTACGGCAGGATATTTAAAACGCAGCGTAACAGTAAAATTGCAACTTTACCCATAGGTTATGCCGATGGTTATACACGGCTATTGTCAGGAAAGGGAAAAGTATTGGTAAATGGACAATTGGTACCTATAGTTGGACGAATATGTATGGACCAGTGTATGATAGATGTAACCGATGTCGAAGGCGAAGTCAATGTCGGAGACGAAGCAGTGCTTTTTGGTATTCAGAATGGAAGCGAAATAAAGATAGAAGATATTGCAAAGGAAATTGGCACCATTAATTACGAGATAGCTTGTATTATAGGAAAGAGAATACCGAGAGTCTACTGGAAAAACGGAAAAATTCACAATGTATTGAATTACTTGATATAA
- a CDS encoding CopG family ribbon-helix-helix protein, translated as MAQLKKILISLPDNLLKEVDSIVAMERINRSEFVREAMKLYIREKRKIEMRDRMKKGYQQMAEINKKLAEIWFEADNEQQQKYEEGLRELEK; from the coding sequence TTGGCTCAGTTAAAAAAGATTTTGATAAGTCTTCCTGACAATTTGCTAAAAGAGGTTGATTCCATAGTTGCTATGGAACGAATTAACAGAAGCGAATTTGTAAGGGAGGCTATGAAACTTTATATTCGCGAGAAGAGAAAAATTGAAATGAGGGATAGAATGAAAAAAGGCTACCAGCAAATGGCCGAAATTAATAAAAAGCTGGCTGAAATATGGTTTGAAGCCGATAATGAGCAACAACAAAAATATGAGGAAGGGCTTAGGGAGTTGGAAAAATAG
- a CDS encoding type II toxin-antitoxin system PemK/MazF family toxin yields MVIKRGDIFYADLSPVIGSEQGGIRPVLIVQNDIGNKYSPTVIASAITSQINKAKLPTHIELSAKDYGLPKDSVILLEQIRTIDKKRLREKIGHLDDELMEKVNEALSISFGLVDI; encoded by the coding sequence GTGGTTATAAAACGTGGAGACATATTTTATGCTGACTTAAGTCCAGTTATTGGTTCGGAACAAGGTGGCATAAGGCCGGTTTTGATTGTCCAGAATGACATAGGAAATAAATATAGTCCTACTGTTATAGCGTCTGCGATAACATCGCAGATAAACAAGGCAAAATTACCTACTCATATAGAGTTAAGTGCCAAAGATTACGGATTACCGAAAGATTCCGTAATTCTTTTAGAACAGATAAGGACTATCGATAAAAAGAGACTTAGAGAGAAAATCGGGCATCTTGATGACGAGCTTATGGAAAAGGTGAATGAAGCGCTTAGTATCAGTTTTGGTTTGGTGGATATATAA
- a CDS encoding WecB/TagA/CpsF family glycosyltransferase, giving the protein MRNTVSVLDISVDNVTMEEAVERFKILLSEPRVHTIYTPNAEIMMAAHRDPELKKILTEADMLLPDGAGVVLASKIIGTPLKERVAGFDFTVECFKLSSKMNINYFFLGGKPGVAEEAAAKVKIDNPDIKIVGIRDGYFTSEEEPKIIESINSSKADVLLVGLGAPKQEKWIHKNKDKLNVKVCIGVGGTFDGLSGKAKRAPAFFRNNGLEWLYRLYKEPWRYKRMMDLPRFILLVTFKKLGLKK; this is encoded by the coding sequence ATGAGAAATACTGTTAGTGTTTTAGATATATCGGTGGATAATGTTACAATGGAGGAAGCAGTGGAAAGGTTCAAAATTTTATTGAGTGAACCTAGAGTCCACACAATTTATACACCCAATGCAGAAATAATGATGGCTGCCCACAGGGATCCCGAGCTGAAGAAAATATTGACTGAAGCAGATATGCTTTTGCCCGACGGTGCCGGGGTTGTGCTTGCCTCCAAGATCATCGGCACTCCTTTAAAGGAACGGGTTGCCGGCTTTGATTTTACTGTTGAATGCTTCAAGCTGTCTTCTAAAATGAACATAAACTATTTCTTTTTGGGTGGAAAACCGGGCGTTGCAGAAGAAGCAGCCGCAAAAGTTAAAATTGACAATCCCGATATCAAAATCGTAGGTATTAGGGATGGCTATTTTACTTCCGAGGAAGAACCGAAGATAATTGAATCCATAAACTCCTCTAAGGCCGATGTACTTCTTGTTGGTTTAGGGGCACCAAAACAGGAAAAATGGATACATAAAAATAAAGACAAGCTGAACGTAAAAGTATGTATTGGCGTTGGAGGTACTTTTGACGGACTTTCAGGGAAAGCAAAAAGAGCTCCTGCGTTTTTCAGAAATAACGGGCTTGAGTGGTTATACCGCCTTTACAAAGAGCCTTGGAGATACAAACGAATGATGGATCTGCCTCGATTTATTCTTCTTGTGACTTTTAAAAAATTGGGTTTGAAGAAATAG